The sequence AAACAGCTCCAAGAAATTCCTGGGGTTGGACCAAGTATTGCGCAAGACCTTTGGGATCTTGGCATACGCAAGATTGGTGACTTGCGCCTCCGCAACCCAGAGCAGATGTACAAAGAATTATGCGCTCTGCGTGGAATGCATATCGATCGTTGTGTTTTGTATGTTTTTCGATGTGCTGTATATTATGCGTCACATGATAAACACACCCCAGCATTACTTAAATGGTGGAATTGGAAAGACTAAAGATTGTCACTTTCGTTGATACGTTTTGTTTTTGCAAGTACATTTTCTGCGTAACGTTTCCTATCAGAACCCGTCCCCCTTGCACTAGTCATGAGCCTGCGCCTCTCGTTCTCTTCTCGTGTATCAGCATAATCTAGATCGCGAGCAGCTAACGCACGAGATTGCCCTCGTAAGGCATGAAAGGCTGTAAGAAATTTTGCAATCGATGGCTCATCAGCTAAAACAACGACATTTTCCCAACTGGCCTTTTCAGCTTGCCCAGTAAAATTAAAGGAGCCCGTCCAACATAGAGGCCTGTTTGCTCTTTCATTTTCACCAAAAAGAAAGAATTTGTTATGCATAACAACAAAATTACACTCTCCATCTTTCTTGCGCTCACGTGTTTCATTGAAAACAGTTGCTCTCCTGACCTGACATCCATGATTCACCAGATAGAGCAGCGCGCGAGGACAAGGAGCTGCGGGATTATCTCTTCTATAGCGCTGGTCAACAACAAGATGTACCGGAACATCTCTTCCTTGTGCCTCTGCAAGCGCGCGTGCAACTCTACCAAAGTTGAATTCAAAAACAGCCCCAGAAACTGATTCCCGTTCTTCTCTCACCAACGCACAAAATAGATCTGCTATGCCCGTCTCATTCAGCACGCCACCATATGGAGAAGAAACAACCGCAAGCGGGTAAACCCGTTGCCCTTCACCAGACGCCTCACCATCATCCCGAATAGCAAGTGCATCGATTTCTTGAGCCGCCGCAGCTACGTCAGGATCATCCATGCCATACGAAACAGATACCAAAAGTAATGATGAAACAATTATAAATAATGGTAAAAAATATTTCTTCATAAATTGAACTATCCTAGCATTGTGTGAAACGACCGCGCTATGGTAGTATAGTTTGCACTTGAAGTCACGCCATTTTATCTCGGAATAGTATGAACACAAAATACCGCAATAGAATCATCATTCTTGTTCTTTTAATATCCGCTTTCGGATTACTACATTATTTTGGCTTTACTTCGTATCTTTCAACGACATATTTGAAAGAGTTTGCAGAGAATGCTCGTGAGTTTGCTAGTGACAATTATATGTCATCTGTCCTTTCATTCATTGGCTTATTGACACTCTTGCTAGCATTTTCGATACCTGCTGGCATTCTAGTTCCAATCATCGGAGGGTTTTTGTTTGGCTGGATTCCGGGAGCTTTCTATTCCGTTATTGGAGCCACGCTTGGAGCAACGTGCTCGTTTCTTATGGCTCGCTATTTTATTGGCGATTACATTCACGAACGCTATACAAAACGGCTTGAAAAATTCAATACTGAGTTGAATAACTATGGCTACCTGTATCTAATAGGTTTGCACTTTTTTCCCGTAACTCCATTTTTCATTCTCAATATTTTAGCTGGTGCAACAAACATTTCCGCCAAGACCTTTATGTGGACAACTCTGGTAGGAGTCACGCCAGCGTACCTGATTTATAGCTATATTGGACAACAATTGATTTCTATAGAAAACTTCACTGCCATGGTTTCTACTAAAATTATTGCCGCATTTATTGTTCTCAAAATCCTTTCGCTCACCACACTGCTTCTTGGAAGATTTGGCATACGGAGACACTCATAAAATACCAGTCGATAACCTAGATTGAATGTTCATTACAATATGGTACCATGTCTTTGGTATAGTTTGTTTTTTTCTTTAATTATGGGATTTTATCTATGCACAATAAACTACACATCTTACTTCTTGCCAGTTTTACTATGACATCGCTTAATACATTAGCCATGGACGGTGCCGCCCAAAAACTAAAAGAGGGGGGCGCTGCCGTACTAGATGCAGCTGAGGCCGCTGATGGAAGCATGCAGATCAATACTACCGGCTTTAGAACAGTACAAATCATTGGCACGGTCATGTTGGCTTCAGGTATTTTTGGACAAGCAATAAAAGCATTTGAACACGACACTGGGCTCAAGCTTTCCTCATGGGCTCCTATTAAGCACATTGAAGCACTCCTTGGTAGTATTTTCATCGGATATATTGCAAGCGATCTTGCAGATGATGGTAAAGTAAATTCACCTATTTCTAGTGTTCAAGACAGAGATGGGCATATCACATGGCGATCATTGTTGGGCTTTTTCACTCGCAAGGCTCTCTGGACAATCCCTGCATACGCTGGATGGATTGGCGTAGATCAGGCAGTAAAACGTCCGGCTACAAATGAACGTAAATAAAGAGTTGCAACTCTGAGCAATGAGCAGTATATACAAAAGTGATTACCTGTTGTTATTGTCTTTCTCATAAAAATGGAGAAAAAATAATATCATGTACAAGATCCAAAGACTCTTTTGTACAGCAACACTAACGATTGTA is a genomic window of Candidatus Babeliales bacterium containing:
- a CDS encoding helix-hairpin-helix domain-containing protein, which produces MTNKQLQEIPGVGPSIAQDLWDLGIRKIGDLRLRNPEQMYKELCALRGMHIDRCVLYVFRCAVYYASHDKHTPALLKWWNWKD
- a CDS encoding TVP38/TMEM64 family protein; translated protein: MNTKYRNRIIILVLLISAFGLLHYFGFTSYLSTTYLKEFAENAREFASDNYMSSVLSFIGLLTLLLAFSIPAGILVPIIGGFLFGWIPGAFYSVIGATLGATCSFLMARYFIGDYIHERYTKRLEKFNTELNNYGYLYLIGLHFFPVTPFFILNILAGATNISAKTFMWTTLVGVTPAYLIYSYIGQQLISIENFTAMVSTKIIAAFIVLKILSLTTLLLGRFGIRRHS